ATGCTACATCCACTGTGATTTTGTCCTTTCCTTAATTggtatgattatttttaattttttactaCTGTATTTCAATGACATTTTAATAactctaatatcaataatattaacactattgGTGAAGATATCAttgaaaaaaattgtatattttaCAAATTTTTAAGGAATATGTAATTCAGGTGCAGTCACATAGGACCTCCTGAGTGGCTGAGCATATGTGCAGCCATCTATttgaaacaaaattcacaaaacaaaacaacagtggAAATTATATGTTCCCAGCAGCAATGACATAAGCCGGCTAGTATAACCATCTGACGTTTTATCAGACATGATATTAACAGATTGTGCAAAGTGGATAACTATGAATAGTTTGGAAGGTTTTTAACTCAGTGGCCATAGGCGGCACGACACAATGCCACGTCCACTATAATTTCAATTTATTAACTatatttacacagagatggctacacaagtacttagtcaccgaGTTAATCACTAGTCCTTCCTCTTGTACCTgcttcccttttccttgattttttagaggttcttttttatcttataattcttatttttattagtattttaataatattttaaccCATTcctgacaggcatggcatgtacgtacatgccatgcccactgtgagtttacttgtttaattgtttttacatatagatagttgcacttgtactaaaacaccaatgagccaattacgagtcatatcttattttgctattactattgtttataacattatagtaattgtaatgtttataataaaaataacaccatcgatattctatAGTGACTAGTTAAAATAAGACTATTTTTCCCGCCGAGTTCAAGGAAAGGTGTAAAATAAGGTTAAGGCAGATGCCATCTTTGTGCAGAGAAACCCCAATtttcacaaataaaatataaaaagatgaacACAGCCATTTTTcccatttcatattcattttccctggcggcaatgggtATCAATATTGATAGATTAGAAAAACACAATTtcctgctaattcaaggaattggTAAATCAGGTGCAGTCACaagggcctactaattgactccttggtgactgagctctTGTGGAGCTATCTGTCTGCAACAAAACTAACTAAAATTATGAAAGCCATGTTGGTGTCTGTGTACCCAGGGCAAGTGGCATTTGTACCCATGCTTAGGAAAAGTTTAGTGATAGTAATACAAGTATTGCTAAGGATTTTAAAATGTCAGAAGTCACCTGTTCTGCCTCTATTTATTTTCCAGAAATGTCTGAAGTTGTTCCCTGTTACAACACTTTAATGAGTTTACTATTCTTAACCCGGTTTTCCCTCAGTGTATGGTACTTTGGCCCCTTCCTTTTGTATTTTATAAGAGTGATATGTGACACGGGATCACTTCTCGTCTGATGACCTATGACCATTTTTGTGGGTTATGATTGATCCTCTTGTGGCTAAGCAGTGGGTTTTTGAGGATCAGATTGGGAATTTATATACTCAGCATCAGGGCTCATCTTGATGTTATGGAACTATTTTTTGTCAAGTAAACTGCTGCCAGTCAGTTCAGTACGTGACATTCACCCTTGCATGATCCACTTTGTGATTGTTGATTACTTTAGTTAGGGTACACTTTGTAAGTATGTTCCCTTTACTATTCTAACTGCTTTCCGTGGGTCCTTTTACTCATAGTCTGTTATTAAGGCCTTGGTGTTTGGGGTATTCTTCCGGTATCAtgcttttctgttgttttctgtttttcctgGCTGTCACCAGGGGAGACGCTTGTGAAGCTTGGGGCCAGCATGACGCCTGCACGTTCGTGATGGGCGATTGAGTGACCCTGCATGGTATGGGAGTACGGCTTGAAAGAAGGTCGGTTCGGCGCGGTCAATgaaggtaaaggggggggaggagaggttgtGGCTGATGGATCCTGGGTGGGTTGGGAAAGGTGTGTGTTCGGGCTTGGGAGTCAGAGGGGatgttggggtgagggggggtggttggggggcgGGTGTGGGTCAgcgcgaaagaaagaagagagcagccgagaagagaggagaggagagaagaggagatgagagagagagagcgcgagagagagagcgagagagagcgaagagcgagCGCGCCGCTAGAGAGATAGGCATAGGCGAGAGgctagagagagcagagagagtagagagagagagagccgcgagagaggcgcgagagcgagagagagagagctgaaagaacgaaaagaacacgagaaaggaaagagaaagaaaaaagggagagagaaagtaaaaaagagatagaaggagaggagagagcgaggagaggagagcgagaggcgaggagagaggagcgagcgagagacgcgCGCGCGATGAAGCgtcagagagggagataaagagaagcgagggagaaaagcgagagcgagagataaagagagagatgcgagagtgaGCAGAGAGCGCTGACGCGCGAGAGCGAGCGGAAGCGAGacgagcggagagagagcgagcgcgagagaaagagaaagaaagagcaagagaaagaaagaacgaaaaaagaagagaaagaaagccaaGCGACAAGAGGAGACGGCGCAGATACACAGAGCGTAAAAGTAGAAAGAGCGTAAACGAAGGACGAAAGGAAGATAGACGATCctgagagagacgcgagagcgGCAAGATGAAAGagcacgagaaagagaaaggagcaagagagagaaaagaggagagagaaagcgaggagacgaagaggaggcgTGGGACGAGAGAGCTGAGAGCAgcgattgtgagagagagagtagagaagtagacgagagcgcgagagagagagacgagagagaggggccgAAAGACCGCGACGCCAGCCAGCGCACGCATCAGACCAGAGACCCGAAACACAcgaaaagcaagagaagagaggagcggagaggagagaagaagagagagaggagaacggagagagagatgacgagcgATGCGGGCGAATAaaacggagcgagagagagagaaaagtgagaacaaGGTAGAAAGAACAGACAttcaaggagaaaagaaaaggaaagagagaacgcaAGCGGAACTTGAGAACGAGCCGAACCAGAATCGcgaaacgagagaaggaaagagagaggaggagaaagagtaggcgagagaaaagagtggaaggggagagagagaacgagagagaggaagtagagagagagtagagagagagagagagagaggagagagcgagagagagcgagcgagagaaagcacGCGCCGCCcgcagaaagtgaaagagagagaggagagagcgcgcgaagcgagagagagaggagagagagagagtagaaagaagaaccTGAAAGAgagccgagagcgagagagagagagagcagagagtctgcagagagagagagagagcggccgcGGCGAGCaagatcagaaagagagagagcgagcgacgtagaAGGAGCCAGATGAGGAGGCGCTGCGGagataacagagaagagagagagagcgagagagagagagagagtagtagagagcgaggaagagagtagcaggagggagagagtggagagagaggaacgagaacgAAAGGCAAcgcaaggagaaagaaaaagagcaacgagaaagaaagagaaaggaaaagaaaggaagagacgagcGACGAGAAGCAAGAGagtataagaaaggaaagaaagagaaaggagaaacgagagTAGACCGAGGCTAAGCGTGGAGAGAACGGCGggagcggagaaagagaggagagagaaagatgagggcaATAGTAGAAAGGAGTAGggggcgggagagcgagagagagagcgagaggcgaggcGCGCGCGGCAGAGgagcgagagcggagagcgaGCGAAGCGGAGAGGCGAAGGCAGAGAAGGCGCGTCGGGAGTGGGCGAGAGGCGAGAGcgcagagaggagcgagagagagagcgcggcgcGCTGCgcgagaacggagagagagaagagaggagagagcgagagcgcgagagacgcgagccgagagagagagagcgagcgaaagagacgggacagagagcgaaaagaaagtagcgagagagagagagagagagagaggagagagagagcatgagagaggagagtgtaagagaaagagagagaacaggaagaagagaaaggagaacgggCGGAGTAGCAGAGGAAcggtaaagtgagagagagagtacggaatgcatatagagagacggagagcgagggggagagatacAAGTCGGAAATaaggagcggaggagagagagaagaagcggagAGCAGCGGAGAGCGGCgagcgaaggaggcggaggagagagagggagcgagatgggagggagaggcggagagagagcgagaggacgggaggcgagaggagagtcGCGCtacgagagagacgaagagaggagagcgagagaagagagagagaagagagagcggagagaggaggagagagagagctagggcgaagggggcggaggaggagatggagcagggagcgggggaggagaagagcgagagcgagggagagggggaggggggacagagcgagagcgcgacgagatgagagggagagtggggtaggagagagggcgagagagaggggcggaagaggagagagacgagggcaGGGTAGATGAgcgcggagagaggggaggagaaggagagacgagagagggagcgggggaaggctagagagagagcgtagagggAGCAGGGGGGAGGTAGCGGGAGAGTTAGagcagggcgaggagagagagaggagagagggaggagcgaggactaagagagcgagagggcgagcgagagaagggcaggagagagagaggagggaggagagagacagagagagagcgagagcgcttggagagagaggagaaggggtgggaggagtagggagaggaggggcgagggaggcgggggagaggggaggagagagtagcgCGAGAGAGAGTCACGAGAGAagtcgaggagagagggagaagagagagaggagaagagagagagagagagagaggagcgcggcgagagcttgagagagcgcagagagaggagagagagagagggtgagtagagacggggaggagagaagagagggagacgagagagagagggagagagcgcagagagaggggagagggaggagagagcgttacggggagggaaggaggcgagagcgagcgagagagaggagagagagagcgaagggaggagagggagagcagagggagagatcgGAGGAGccgagagaagagaacgagagacaaaagagtagagggagagagaaagagagacaatggaagaaagaataggaaaggaaggagagaagcagcGGCGAGAGGGAgcgggatgaaaggagaaagagagagagagaagaggggagcgcgggtacgagaggaaggagagaagaggagggaggcgaggaaccgatagatcgagagagagtcgAGGAGAGCGAGCAGAGtctaggaagagagagcgagagagtgagcgaaggGACGAGACGagcggcgggggagagagaggaggcgagagagcgcAGCAAGAGCCAGAAAAGCGAGGAgatgagagcagagagcgagagagagacgaagcgagagagagagaaagagaaagagcaagcggaaagagagagagaaagaagaagcggagagagaaagagagcgagagagacagccgAGGGATGAGCAGCGCCGCGACCGCGCGCCAGCGAGAGACGGAGCGAGCAGCGAGGAGGCGAGaagagcgtagagagagagagagtagagaagaagacAACGAGTAAGTGAGCGAGGGTGAGAGAAGCGCGCGCGAACGCGCGCGAGCGGCagacagctagatagaaagaaagagagagagagagcggagagagagagagagagagcgcgcgcgagagagagaggagagggggaggggagcagagggcgagagaaagagcgccGCGAAAGGACGAAGAGAACTGGagccaagagcgagagagagcgaaaggcgcGAGCTGGGAAAGAGCGGATGGACCGCGAGGATGGCCCGAGGAGGatggcacgagagagagagagcgcgaccgAGAAGAGACGAGGCAGAGAGCGAGCGACGcgcggagaagagagagcgcgagccaGAAGCGcgagcgaagagagcgagagaaagagagagagagaagagcgcgaGCGAACCGAGAGCGAGCGACAGAGCGAGAAGCGCGAGTAAAGAGAgccgcgagagcgagagagagcgcgagagcggcgagtcagagagcgagagacgcgagagagagatagcagaggaAAAGGCGACCGCGAGCGCCCGCGATGAGCGCGCGAGAGCGAGCGTCGAGAGAAGCGAGCTAGAGCGCGGCGGCGCGCGGTGCGCGCGCTCGAGCTTGGCGCGTGTTCTAGCGCAGCGCGCGCGGGATAGCGGGGgatcgagcgagagagacgtGAGCAGCTAGCGCGATAAAGAGGGCGCGCGAGGCGATGTGCGAGCGAACCGCAGCGCTGAGACTCTCCGATCGaggctccctcgccctctctctctcgcccctgcTACCgctatctctcgccctctcgctcctctctctccctctagctctcttTTCTCCCGCCCTCCCTAGACTATCACCGCATCTCATCtctgctcgcgctctctcttctctctctctctctctctctctctctctctctctcgctctctctcccttctatccctctctccctctctctctagcgaaCGAGACGCTCCATCTattctcatccctcttctctctttctctctcttctttctctctctccctctcctctctcttcttctacttcttctctctctcgctctccctctccccttctcctctccccctctcctatctctctttctctccctctctctccctctctctccctctctctctctctctctctctctctctctctctctctctctctctctctctctctctctcttctctttctctctcttctctttctctctcttctctctttctctctctctctctctctctctctctctctctctctctctctctctctctctctcttctctctcttctctctcttctctctcttctctctctctgtcttctctctcttatctctcctctctctcttctctctcttctctctcttctccctctctctccctctctctcttctctctcttctctctctctctctccctctctctccctctctctctctctctttctctttcttttttctttctttctctaaattAGTATGATGTCTTGTTATATACATTGCAATAGGATTCGCAAAGTAGATCTAATGAGTCTAGCCTGCAAATTGCCAGTTGGTTCTCCTGCACGTCTGAGATGCCCCAACTTCCCCTTTGTCTCCAAGGTGGCAGCGCACAGTCGAGCGGAGGCAGCGGAGGCAGCGGAGGCAGCAAGCGCCAGGCAGCAGCAGCTGTCGCAGCCGCAGACAGCTCAGACTCGGAGGGCGAAGGCCCCAAGCTGATCAAGAAGAGGCGCGGCGGCAACTCCTCCagcgacgacgacaacgacgaggAGCGGCAGCGCAAGCGCGACCTGCGGGAGAGGGACGAGTACGCCGAGCGGCTGCGCAAGCGGGACGAGGACCGGACGCGCAACGTAGCCAACAAGGGCGAAGGAGAAGGCCTTCGAGGAGGCCGCCAAACGGCTTATTCTagagaaggaagacagggagCAGATCCTGCCGCACCTGCGGGTGGAGTCGCGCCGCAAGTATCTGGTCAAGCGGAAGGACGACAAGCTTAAGGAGCTGGAAGCCGACATCCGGGATGACGAGTACTTGTTCGATGACCAGGTgctcacggagagagagaagaaggagcgcGATTACAAGAAGACCGTGCTCAAGCTGGCGAAGGACTACGACCGGGTCAAGGACGCCGAGAAGGTGCAGCGGTACGTGATGCCCGAGGAGGGGGGCACCGTGGACGACAAGTACGTGGAGATCGACGACAAGGAGAAGAGACCGGGCTACGAGcagaagaagtgggaggaggaccAGATGCGGGGCACTGCTCTCTCCTTCGGTGCCCGGGACAAGGCCGAGAAGTACCGTGCCCACGAGTACAACCTCGTCCTGGAAGATGAGATCGAGTTCATAAAGTCACTTCCTCTCGAAGGCACGcgctgagaagaagaaaaagaagaaaaagaagaggaaagaagaggagtccGAGAGCAGCTCCTcgtcggaagaggaggaggaggaggaggaggaagaggaggaggaagaggaggcgccaAAGATGTCTGAacacgagaagaagaagatgtcGATAGCGGAAGTGAGGCGGAGTCTGCCCGTGTACCCGTTCAAGGGGGCGCTGCTGGACGCCATAGCAGAACACCAGGTCCTCATCATCGAGGGCGAGACGGGCTCCGGGAAGTCCACGCAGCTACCGCAATACTTATATCATGCAGGCTACTGCGAGGACGGCAAGAAAATAGGGTGCACGCAGCCCAGGAGGGTCGCAGCCATGAGCGTGGCAGCCCGCGTTTCGGAGGAGATGGGCAAAAAGCTTGGCAACGAAGTAGGCTACAGCATCCGCTTCGAAGACTGCACGAGCGACCGCACCAGGGTCAAGTACATGACAGATGGCATGCTGCTGCGGGAGTTCCTGATGGACCCCAGCCTGGAGGGCTACAGCGTCATGATCATCGACGAGGCGCACGAAAGGACGCTTCACACCGACATCCTCTTCGGCCTCCTCAAGGACATTACTCGGTTTCGCTCCGACCTCAAGCTGCTCATCTCGAGTGCCACGCTCGACTCGGCCAAGTTCTCCGACTTCTTCGACGAGGCACCCATCTTCAGGATCCCCGGGCGCCGATATCCCGTCCACATCTACTACACCAGGAGCCCCGAGGCCAACTACATCGACGCTGCGGCCGTGACGGTTCTGCAGATTCATATCACGCAGCACCTGGGCGACGTCCTGGTGTTCCTCACGGGCCAGGAGGAGATCGAGGCCTGCCAGGAAATCCTCACGGAGAGAGTCAAAGGCCCTCGGGAACAAGATCCGCGAGCTGGTCATCCTGCCCATCTACGCCAACCTGCCCTCAGACATGCAGGCCAAGATCTTCGAGCCGACGCCTCCGGGAGCCAGGAAGGTGATCCTCGCCACGAATATTGCCGAGACGTCGCTCACCATCGACGGCATCACGTACGTCATTGACCCCGGCTATGCCAAACAGAACTACTTCAACGCGAGGAGTGGCATGGAATCCCTGGTGGTTGTGCCAGTGTCACGGGCGTCTGCCAACCAGCGCGCGGGCAGGGCCGGCAGGGTCGGGCCGGGCAAGTGCTTTCGGTTGTACACGCAGTGGGCGTTCGAGAACGAAATGGACGAGAACACAATCCCCGAGATCCAGCGCGTGAACCTGGGCAACGTGGTGCTGCAGCTCAAGTCGCTCGGCATCCACGACCTCATCAACTTCGACTACCTGGATCCGCCGCCAGCCGAGACGCTCATCCTGGCGCTGGAGCAGCTGTACGCCCTCAAGGCGCTGAACCACAAGGGCGAGCTCACGTCCACGGGCCGCAAGATGGCCGAGATCCCCGTCGACCCCATGATGTCGCGCATGATCCTGGCCGCTGACCAGTacaaggtggtggaggagatccTGACCGTGGCCGCCATGCTGTCCGTCAACGGCGCCATCTTCTACCGGCCCAAGGACAAGGCCATCCACGCCGACACAGCCCGCAAGAACTTCTTCCACCCCGACGGCGACCACCTGACGCTGATGAACGTCTTCAACGAGTGGGAGGGCACGGACTACTCGTCGCAGTGGTGCTACGAGGTGTTCATTCAGCACCGGTCCATGAAGCGCGCGCGGGACATCCGCGACCAGCTGGCGGGGCTGATGGAGCGAGTGGAGGTGCAGCTCACGTCCAACCCGGGCGACTCGATGGGCATCCGCAAGGCCATCACGGCCGGCTACTTCTACCACGTGGCGCGCTTCAGCAAGGGCGGCATGTACAAGACCGCCAAGAAGAGCCAGACGGTCATGATGCACCCGCAGTCGTGCCTGGTAGAGGACCTCCCGCGCTGGGTCGTGTACCACGAGCTCGTCATGACCACCAAGGAGTACATGCGCAACGTCGTCACCATCGACGGCAAGTGGCTGCTGGAGGTCGCGCCGCACTATTACAAGGACACGGAGGTGCACGACACCACCTCCAAGAAGATGCCCAAGGTCCTGGGCAAGGCCAGGGAGGAGCTGCAGAAAGAGTACAAATGAGGACGCCACCTCGTCTTTTCTCACATGATGttagaatgttttttttgttttgtttttttagaataTGTACATACTTTATTtatgtaaagaagaagaagtttGTTAAATAAAACAGGTTTCTTTTAAGGATTTGTTTATGCACCGAAAAGAGAATTCCTTATTTCCTGAGGTTACAGTCCTTCTTTGTGTAGATCTCGACATTTTTTCAATGAAGTCAACTAAACTCTCTGAACCATTATCCATGTAGATATCTCTTTTCTGCCATATATATcacattaaattatattatatgaaatTCCTAACAAATcacttttatgtgtttttattaaatACATTTGTTATAACTGACCTAGACAAGGAAAATGTGCAAATCATATGTgtttaagtgaaaaaaataataattatatcaaatcTTAAAATTTAAATGGTCACAGacttaaagatatatatgtgtatatgtatatattatatatatattttatatttaaagtaattaaaaaaaaaaaacatgactctAATGATGTCCATGCCATCAAACCAATCAGAATGTTTATCTCCCTCTAAATGCCTCACCTTTTTCCAGCAAGTAAGAATCGAACTTGATGAATAGAACTGAATTCAATTTCTTTTAAACACTTCTACAGAGCTATGAGTTGCGTGATGAATAGAActgaattcattttcttttaaacacTTCTACAGAGCTATGAGTTGCGTTTCAATTTTTGGGCACGCGAAAAACAGCCGTGGCCCAGTAAGAATctttgattacattttttttctaactcatGTTTGAGCAGTTATTCCAAAT
The sequence above is drawn from the Penaeus chinensis breed Huanghai No. 1 chromosome 17, ASM1920278v2, whole genome shotgun sequence genome and encodes:
- the LOC125034218 gene encoding LOW QUALITY PROTEIN: pre-mRNA-splicing factor ATP-dependent RNA helicase DHX16-like (The sequence of the model RefSeq protein was modified relative to this genomic sequence to represent the inferred CDS: inserted 2 bases in 1 codon; deleted 1 base in 1 codon; substituted 1 base at 1 genomic stop codon), which translates into the protein MPQLPLCLQGGSAQSSGGSGGSGGSKRQAAAAVAAADSSDSEGEGPKLIKKRRGGNSSSDDDNDEERQRKRDLRERDEYAERLRKRDEDRTRNVANKGEGXKAFEEAAKRLILEKEDREQILPHLRVESRRKYLVKRKDDKLKELEADIRDDEYLFDDQVLTEREKKERDYKKTVLKLAKDYDRVKDAEKVQRYVMPEEGGTVDDKYVEIDDKEKRPGYEQKKWEEDQMRGTALSFGARDKAEKYRAHEYNLVLEDEIEFIKSLPLEGTRXEEEKEEKEEERRGAPKMSEHEKKKMSIAEVRRSLPVYPFKGALLDAIAEHQVLIIEGETGSGKSTQLPQYLYHAGYCEDGKKIGCTQPRRVAAMSVAARVSEEMGKKLGNEVGYSIRFEDCTSDRTRVKYMTDGMLLREFLMDPSLEGYSVMIIDEAHERTLHTDILFGLLKDITRFRSDLKLLISSATLDSAKFSDFFDEAPIFRIPGRRYPVHIYYTRSPEANYIDAAAVTVLQIHITQHLGDVLVFLTGQEEIEACQEILTERVKALGNKIRELVILPIYANLPSDMQAKIFEPTPPGARKVILATNIAETSLTIDGITYVIDPGYAKQNYFNARSGMESLVVVPVSRASANQRAGRAGRVGPGKCFRLYTQWAFENEMDENTIPEIQRVNLGNVVLQLKSLGIHDLINFDYLDPPPAETLILALEQLYALKALNHKGELTSTGRKMAEIPVDPMMSRMILAADQYKVVEEILTVAAMLSVNGAIFYRPKDKAIHADTARKNFFHPDGDHLTLMNVFNEWEGTDYSSQWCYEVFIQHRSMKRARDIRDQLAGLMERVEVQLTSNPGDSMGIRKAITAGYFYHVARFSKGGMYKTAKKSQTVMMHPQSCLVEDLPRWVVYHELVMTTKEYMRNVVTIDGKWLLEVAPHYYKDTEVHDTTSKKMPKVLGKAREELQKEYK